GGAGTCGATCCTTCtgatatgaataataaaatttccaATGACCCCACACCTGTGCCAAATGCTGGGGTTCCTCGAGTCATTCCACAGTTGCCAGCTAGCCAAATGAATATGAATATGGACACCAATCGATCAGCAACTAATGAAAATCAGATCCGGCCACCTTTAGAGAATGGTTCAACTATGCTGTATGTGGGAGAATTGCATTGGTGGACGACTGATGCAGAGCTTGAGAATGTTTTATCTCAATATGGAATGGTCAAGGAGATAAAGTTTTTTGATGAGAGAGCTAGTGGTAAATCTAAAGGCTATTGCCAAGTTGAATTTTATGATGCAGCTGCTGCAGCTGCATGCAAAGAGGGAATGAATGGGCATCTTTTCAATGGGCGAGCTTGTGTAGTGGCCTTTGCTTCTCAACAAACATTAAAGCAGATGGGTGCTTCTTACATGAACAAAAACCAGGGCCAGCCTCAGTCACAGAATCAGGGAAGGAGGCCTATGAATGATGGTGCAGGAAGAGGTGGTAACATGAATTATCAAGGTGGAGATGCTGGAAGGAACTTTGGAAGAGGTGGGTGGGGACGAGGTGGGCAGGGAATTCTTAACAGAGGTCCTGGTGGTGGGGGACGCATGGGAGGAAGAGGAGGATCCATGGGTGCTAAGAACATCGTTGGGGGTGCTGGTGGAGTTGGAAGTGGTGCCAATGGTGGTGGCTATGGACAAGGTCTTGCAGGTCCTGCTTTTGGTGGGCCTGCTGGTGCTATGTTGCCTCCGCAGAGTATGATGCGAGCTGGATTTGATCCGACGTATATGGGCAGAGGAGCTGGTTATGGAGGATTTGCAGGTCCTGGTTTTCCTGGCATGCTTCCTTCATTTCCAGCTGTTAATGCAATGGGCCTTGCTGGGGTTGCTCCTCATGTCAACCCAGCCTTCTTTGGCCGTGGAATGGCACCTAATGGCATGGGAATGATGGGTCCCTCTGGAATGGATGGGCCTAATGCTGGAATGTGGTCTGACACAAGCATGGGTGGATGGGGAGAAGAACCTGGGCGAAGAACAAGGGAGTCAAGTTATGGCGGTGATGATGGGGCTTCTGAGTATGGCTATGGGGAGGTGAATCATGAAAAAGGGGCAAGGTCAAGTGCTGCCTCAAGGGAAAAGGAGCGAGCTTCTGAGCGTGACTGGTCAGGGAACTCTGATAGGAGGCATCGTGACGACCGGGAACATGATTGGGACAGGTCTGAAAGAGAGCACAAGGAGCACAGATAccgagaagaaaaagagagttaTCGGGACCATCGACAAAGAGAGCGTGACTCCGGTTATGAAGATGATTGGGATAGAGGGCAGTCTTCTTCAAGATCTCGGAGCAGATCCCGTGCAGTGCCTGAAGAAGATTACAGGTCTCGATCAAGGGATGCTGATTATGGCAAAAGGAGACGCCTACCATCAGAGTGACACAATCAATCTATTCATTCTTGGATAGGTTTATGAGATCTCAATGTTTTATATTTGCACTCTTGGTCTTTCTCCCTTGGGCTGCTGCAACACATGCACCATTTTCTGCTGGC
The sequence above is drawn from the Ricinus communis isolate WT05 ecotype wild-type chromosome 7, ASM1957865v1, whole genome shotgun sequence genome and encodes:
- the LOC8285454 gene encoding heterogeneous nuclear ribonucleoproteins A1 homolog translates to MADEQIDYEDEEYGGAQKLQYQGSGAIPALAEEEMGEDDEYDDLYNDVNIGENFLQMHRSEAPPAPPSVGNGGFQPRNSNDLRVESGGSQGLNIPGVAVESKYSTGTHFPEQNVKGPEIGSVGYPDGSSIAQKTRVMEMTNDSQARNMGFQGSTSGPSNIGVDPSDMNNKISNDPTPVPNAGVPRVIPQLPASQMNMNMDTNRSATNENQIRPPLENGSTMLYVGELHWWTTDAELENVLSQYGMVKEIKFFDERASGKSKGYCQVEFYDAAAAAACKEGMNGHLFNGRACVVAFASQQTLKQMGASYMNKNQGQPQSQNQGRRPMNDGAGRGGNMNYQGGDAGRNFGRGGWGRGGQGILNRGPGGGGRMGGRGGSMGAKNIVGGAGGVGSGANGGGYGQGLAGPAFGGPAGAMLPPQSMMRAGFDPTYMGRGAGYGGFAGPGFPGMLPSFPAVNAMGLAGVAPHVNPAFFGRGMAPNGMGMMGPSGMDGPNAGMWSDTSMGGWGEEPGRRTRESSYGGDDGASEYGYGEVNHEKGARSSAASREKERASERDWSGNSDRRHRDDREHDWDRSEREHKEHRYREEKESYRDHRQRERDSGYEDDWDRGQSSSRSRSRSRAVPEEDYRSRSRDADYGKRRRLPSE